The following proteins come from a genomic window of Mustelus asterias chromosome 1, sMusAst1.hap1.1, whole genome shotgun sequence:
- the LOC144500753 gene encoding apolipoprotein L3-like isoform X2 translates to MKGNADIEDFKKNFLCYQKKMTESSRELVTIADEIDDFHKTATYANVTGSSIGIAGGILSIAGLIAAPFTLGTSLALTGVGVGLGVAGGATNIAATATESATQTQKQERVAKIQEEYQNESKIMADSLQKVSRRIQSWIQGNEGDLAKDVFIRTSGTLSKSLTVVSSVASAVTKKSLTLFKSVSGVLSAFFIAWDIYSVMTDAKDLASGSKTEVAAKIREAAEIIEQEVQEYEKVYNELMKL, encoded by the coding sequence ATGAAGGGGAATGCGGATATCGaggattttaaaaagaatttccTTTGCTATCAGAAGAAGATGACAGAAAGCAGCCGTGAGCTGGTAACAATTGCAGATGAGATTGACGACTTTCACAAAACTGCCACCTATGCGAATGTCACAGGATCTTCTATTGGAATTGCAGGAGGAATTCTCAGCATTGCTGGATTAATTGCTGCTCCGTTCACATTAGGTACCTCTTTAGCCCTAACTGGGGTCGGGGTGGGGTTGGGTGTAGCTGGTGGTGCCACTAACATTGCAGCCACCGCTACTGAATCTGCTACCCAAACACAGAAACAGGAAAGAGTAGCTAAAATTCAAGAAGAATATCAAAATGAGAGCAAAATCATGGCAGACAGTTTACAGAAGGTGAGTCGTAGAATTCAATCATGGATTCAAGGGAATGAGGGAGATTTAGCAAAAGATGTTTTTATTCGTACATCGGGAACTCTCTCAAAAAGCTTGACTGTTGTTAGTTCAGTGGCTTCAGCAGTGACCAAAAAGAGCTTAACACTATTCAAAAGCGTCTCAGGAGTTCTGTCAGCATTCTTCATAGCGTGGGATATCTATTCTGTAATGACAGATGCAAAGGACCTGGCAAGTGGAAGTAAGACTGAAGTTGCTGCAAAGATACGGGAAGCAGCTGAAATTATAGAGCAGGAAGTACAAGAATATGAAAAAGTTTACAATGAACTGATGAAGTTGTAA
- the LOC144500753 gene encoding apolipoprotein L3-like isoform X1 has protein sequence MADDDSVMKGNADIEDFKKNFLCYQKKMTESSRELVTIADEIDDFHKTATYANVTGSSIGIAGGILSIAGLIAAPFTLGTSLALTGVGVGLGVAGGATNIAATATESATQTQKQERVAKIQEEYQNESKIMADSLQKVSRRIQSWIQGNEGDLAKDVFIRTSGTLSKSLTVVSSVASAVTKKSLTLFKSVSGVLSAFFIAWDIYSVMTDAKDLASGSKTEVAAKIREAAEIIEQEVQEYEKVYNELMKL, from the coding sequence TGTCATGAAGGGGAATGCGGATATCGaggattttaaaaagaatttccTTTGCTATCAGAAGAAGATGACAGAAAGCAGCCGTGAGCTGGTAACAATTGCAGATGAGATTGACGACTTTCACAAAACTGCCACCTATGCGAATGTCACAGGATCTTCTATTGGAATTGCAGGAGGAATTCTCAGCATTGCTGGATTAATTGCTGCTCCGTTCACATTAGGTACCTCTTTAGCCCTAACTGGGGTCGGGGTGGGGTTGGGTGTAGCTGGTGGTGCCACTAACATTGCAGCCACCGCTACTGAATCTGCTACCCAAACACAGAAACAGGAAAGAGTAGCTAAAATTCAAGAAGAATATCAAAATGAGAGCAAAATCATGGCAGACAGTTTACAGAAGGTGAGTCGTAGAATTCAATCATGGATTCAAGGGAATGAGGGAGATTTAGCAAAAGATGTTTTTATTCGTACATCGGGAACTCTCTCAAAAAGCTTGACTGTTGTTAGTTCAGTGGCTTCAGCAGTGACCAAAAAGAGCTTAACACTATTCAAAAGCGTCTCAGGAGTTCTGTCAGCATTCTTCATAGCGTGGGATATCTATTCTGTAATGACAGATGCAAAGGACCTGGCAAGTGGAAGTAAGACTGAAGTTGCTGCAAAGATACGGGAAGCAGCTGAAATTATAGAGCAGGAAGTACAAGAATATGAAAAAGTTTACAATGAACTGATGAAGTTGTAA